Below is a window of Sulfitobacter sp. SK012 DNA.
CCCCGGGCGAGATCAAAGACCTCGAAGAGCGTGTTAAATCGCGCCTGCAATGCGGTCTGATCGCCGATCTGCACCCTACGGATTATGAGCTGCGGTTGGGCATTCTACAAACGAAGGTCGAGACGCATCAGGCCACCTATCCAGACCTTGAGATGGATGCAGGCGTTCTGGAATTTATTGCGCACCGGATTTCGACCAATGTGCGCGTGCTCGAAGGGGCGCTTACCCGTCTGTTCGCCTTTGCCTCACTTGTAGGCCGCAAGATCACATTGGAGTTAACCCAGGAATGTCTGGCCGATGTTCTGCGCGCCTCTGAACGGAAGACAACCATCGAAGAGATTCAGCGCAAGGTATCGGATCACTACAACATCCGCCTCAGCGATATGATCGGCCCCAAGCGGCTGCGAAGCTATGCAAGGCCGCGGCAGGTTGCGATGTATCTTTGCAAATTGATGACCAGCCGGTCCCTGCCCGAGATCGGGCGCCGCTTTGGGGGCCGTGATCACACCACGGTTATGCATGGCGTGAAGCGGATCGAAGAGCTCAAGCAGTCAGATGGTCAGATTGCAGAAGATCTGGAACTGTTGCGCCGCGCATTGGAAGCTTAACACGCTAACTGCGAATGTTCTGACCGGTAGGCCTTGACGGGCCACCATTTCCGTCTGACAAAACAGAAATGGCTTGTGAAAGCCCCGGAACAGGGTAGTTTGCCCGTCCCGGAGTGACCGGACTGGAGAGGGCATATGAAATTCAGCATCGAACGCGCCGCGCTGCTTAAGGCTGTCTCGCAGGCCCAATCTGTCGTGGAACGCCGCAACACAATACCGATCCTTGCCAACGTGCTGATCGAAGCCGAAGGCAGCGATGTATCGTTCCGCGCTACGGATTTGGACATTGAGGTTGTCGACAGGGCCCCGGCTCAGGTCGAACGTGCAGGTTCAACCACTGTCGCCGCCACCACATTGCATGAAATCGTTCGCAAACTGCCCGATGGCGCGTTGGTTTCGCTTACTGCAGACAGCGCCGCCGGTCGGTTGACAGTTGAAGCAGGACGCTCGAACTTCTCGCTCGCGACACTGCCCAAAGAAGACTTCCCGGTGATGGCATCGTCTGAGTATGCCTCGAATTTCTCTGCAGATGCCAAAGTGCTGCGTAGGTTATTTGATAAGTCAAAATTCGCCATCTCAACCGAAGAGACGCGCTATTACCTGAACGGTGTGTATATGCACATCGCGGATGGTGACGGGGGCAAGATGCTGCGCTGTGTGGCAACAGACGGCCATCGGCTCGCACGGATCGATGCAGATATGCCTGCTGATGCGAGCGACATGCCTGGCGTAATCGTGCCGCGCAAAACCGTCGGTGAATTGCGCAAACTTCTGGATGACGACGACATGAAGATTGCCGTGTCCGTGTCTGAGACCAAAATTCGGTTTGCCACGCCGCAGATTACACTTACGTCCAAAGTGATCGATGGGACGTTTCCTGACTACACCCGCGTGATCCCGCAGGGAAACACCCGCAAGTTGGAAGTCGATGCAGCAGAATTTGCGCGTGCCGTTGACCGTGTCGCCACAGTCAGCTCCGAGCGTTCTCGTGCGGTTAAATTGCAACTTGATGAGGATCGTTTGATCCTCTCGGTCAACGCACCTGACAGTGGTGCCGCCGAAGAAGAGCTGGCCGTGGCCTATAACGACGAGCACCTTGAAATCGGATTCAACGCCAAATACCTGCTTGAAATTGCGAGCCAAGTTGACCGTGAGAACGCCGTGTTCCTGTTTAACTCCTCTGGAGACCCGACCCTAATGCGCGAAGGCAATGACACCTCTGCAGTCTATGTCGTCATGCCGATGCGGGTGTGACGGCAACCGTAATTTCTAAAACTACTTCGGCGATCGATTGATGGCTGGGCTTTACCTGAGCAACCTCACCCTATCGCATTTTCGCTCGCACAAGCGCGCAGTGCTGGATGTTGATGCAAGGCCTGTTGCGATTTATGGCAACAATGGCGCGGGTAAGACCAACGTACTTGAAGCAGTGTCGCTGTTATCACCGGGCCGCGGTTTGCGCCGTGCCAGCGCTCAAGACATGACCCGCCGCCCGGAAGCTCTGGGTTGGAAGCTGACGGCTTTGCTGCACTCGCCCAGAGGCCTCAATGAGATTGAAATCCAATCCGAGGGTGGTGCAGCTCGCCAGGTCCGTATTGATAGCAAACCAGCCGCGCAGACTGCATTGGGTCGAATTGCACGCGTGTTGTGGTTGATCCCAGCGATGGATCGGCTTTGGATTGAGGGTGCAGATGGACGGCGGCGATTTCTGGACCGGATGACACTCAGCTTCCTGCCCGACCACGCGGAACTGTCATTGAACTATGAAAAAGCAATGCGAGAGCGCAACCGGCTGCTCAAGGACATGGTGCGCGAGCCTTCGTGGTATGCCGCCCTTGAGGCCCGTATGGCCGAGGCAGGCGTTGCGATAGACGCAAACCGCCGCCATGCATTAGAGGCCCTTTCCAAGGCACAAGATGCCGCTGAGACGGCCTTTCCAGCAGCGACGCTTGAGCTGCAATGTGACATGCCGCGCGACATCGATGGCTTTCAGGCGGCCCTCGCTGACAACCGGATGCGCGATTTAGCGGCTGGCCGCACCCTGATCGGACCGCATCGCGCCGATCTATATGCTGTCTATACCGCCAAGAAGGTTCCCGCTCGCGATTGCTCTACGGGGGAGCAGAAGGCGCTGCTGGTCTCGCTGATCCTTGCCAACGCACGTGCTCTTGCCGCGGAAACCGGAGCACCACCTCTATTGCTTCTGGACGAAGTCGCGGCCCATCTAGATGCGGGTCGCCGAGCCGCCCTTTACGATGAAATCGTGGGCCTAGGTGCACAAGCTTGGATGACGGGGACCGGCGCAGAGCTCTTTGATGCTTTAGGGGATCGTGCCCAGTATCTTGAGGTGACTGAGGACAGTGGCACCTCTCAGGTAGGCATTGTGCCGTGACCATCTCGGCGTCTGACCTGCTGCTCTATTCCGGCGCGCTGGTGATTTTGTTCCTGACACCCGGCCCGGTCTGGCTTGCCCTGATGGCGCGGGCGCTTTCGGGCGGTTTTCGCAGTGCAGTACCTTTGGCGGTCGGTGTTGCGGTCGGGGATATCATCTGGCCCCTCGTGGCTGTCTTGGGGATCACGTGGATCCTGTCGGTATTTGACACGTTCATGACCGTCCTGCGGTGGTTTGCATGTGGCGTGTTTATCGTCATGGGGTGGGCGTTAATCCGCAATGCTTCAGAGGCGATAAGCGCCGATAGCAGGCTGACCAAGCCCGGTATGTGGCCTGGGTTTCTGGCAGGAGTTGTTGCAATTCTAGGCAACCCAAAGGCGGTGCTGTTTTATATCGGCGTGCTGCCGGGGTTTTTCGATTTACGCCAAGTAACCGCTTGGGACGTCGTGGCGATCTGCGCTGTGTCTGTGATTATCCCAATGACCGGAAATCTGCTGATGGCCGCCCTAATTGGGCGCGTGCGCGGTGTCTTGACCTCGCCCGCGCTGCTGCGGCGGATCAACATCGTATGCGGCATTTTGCTTATTTGCGTCGGCCTGATAATCCCCCTGCTTTGACCACAAAATCTTGTGTCAGCTGCGTGACAATCCCGCCCAAAAACCGTATATATAGCGTAACGCATAATAGGATTTCCCGAATGTCCGATAACGACCAAGCGCCAGAAGAGTATGGCGCGAATTCCATCAAAGTTCTCAAAGGCTTAGAGGCTGTTCGTAAACGCCCCGGCATGTATATCGGCGATACCGATGATGGGTCCGGCTTGCACCACATGGTCTATGAAGTTGTAGACAACGGCATCGACGAAGCGCTCGCAGGTCACGCGGACCGTGTGACAGTTACGATCCATGATGACAGCAGCGTTTCCGTGTCAGACAACGGGCGCGGAATTCCGGTGGGCATCCATGACGAAGAAGGCGTTTCAGCGGCCGAGGTCATTATGACCCAGCTGCACGCTGGTGGTAAGTTCGACAGCAATTCCTACAAAGTTTCGGGCGGTCTGCACGGCGTGGGCGTTTCGGTTGTGAACGCCCTTTCCGATTGGCTGGAACTGCGGATCTGGCGCGAGGGTAAAGAGCACATTGCTCGGTTTGAAGGCGGCTTTACAGTCAAGCATCTTGAAGTCCTGGGCGACACTACACACACGGGCACCGAAGTCCGGTTTATGGCCTCTACCGACACGTTCTCGAATCTTGATTACGTTTTTGAAACGCTGGAAAAACGTTTGCGCGAACTGGCATTCCTGAACTCTGGCGTGCGGATTATTCTGCGCGACGAGCGTCCTGCTGAGCCGTTGGAATCAGAGCTTTACTACGACGGTGGCGTTAAGGAATTCGTGAAATACCTCGACCGGCACAAGTCTTCGATTATGGCTGACCCGATCTTTATCACCGGCGAAAAAGACGACATCGGCGTCGAAGTCGCGATGTGGTGGAATGACAGCTATCACGAGAACGTCTTGCCGTTTACCAACAACATCCCTCAGCGCGATGGCGGCACGCACATGGCGGGCTTTCGTGGGGCGCTGACACGGACGATCAACAACTATGCGCAAAGCTCAGGCATTGCGAAAAAGGAGAAGGTGACCTTTACCGGCGACGATGCGCGCGAGGGTCTGACTTGTGTGCTGTCGATCAAAGTGCCGGACCCAAAGTTCTCTTCCCAAACCAAAGACAAGCTGGTCAGCTCCGAAGTACGGCCCGCCGTTGAGGGTTTGGTGAACGAAAAGCTCGCTGAATGGTTTGAGGAAAACCCTCAGATCGCCCGCATCGTTGTCAGCAAGATCATTGAGGCCGCGCATGCCCGCGAGGCTGCGCGCAAAGCACGCGATCTGACTCGGCGAAAGACAGCGATGGATGTGAATTTCCTTGCTGGTAAACTCAAGGATTGCTCTGAAAAAGACCCATCCAAAACCGAAGTCTTCCTCGTGGAGGGGGATTCTGCTGGTGGTTCGGCGCAGACGGGTCGCGATCGGCAAACTCAGGCAATCCTACCCCTGAAGGGTAAGATTTTGAACGTGGAGCGTGCGCGGTTCGACCGGATGCTGGGCAGCCAAGAGATTGGCAACCTGGTGATGGCACTTGGCACTGGCATTGGTCGCGACGAATTCAACCTGTCAAAGCTGCGCTACCACAAGATCGTCATCATGACAGACGCGGACGTGGACGGCGCGCATATTCGAACGCTGTTGCTGACGTTCTTTTACCGTCAGATGCCACAGCTTATTGAGCACGGACATCTCTACATCGCGCAGCCGCCGCTCTACAAAGTGGCCCGTGGTAAATCCGAGGTCTACCTCAAGGATCAAGCTGCGATGGAAGATTACCTGGTTCAACAGGGTATCGAAGGCGCGATGCTGAGGCAGGGCAACGGCGAAGAAATCTCTGGTCAGGATTTGACACGAGTCGTCGATCTCGCGCGGCAAATGCGCCGAGTGCTCGAGGCTTTCCCGACGCATTACCCGCGCCATATCTTGGAACAGGCCGCAATTGCTGGTGCCTTTGTACCGGGCGTTGTGGACGCAGACCTGCAAGGCACGGCTGACAAGGTCGCAAAGCGGCTGAACTTGATTGCGATGGAATATGAGCAAGGCTGGCATGGCCGGATCACTCAGGATCACGGCATCCGTCTGGCCCGCATCCTGCGCGGCGTCGAAGAAGTACGCACGCTGGACGGCAAAATGCTCCGTTCGGGCGATGCACGCCGCTCGGGCACCTTCACCGAGCATCTGCAAGAGGTCTACGATCTGCCCGCAACGTTGGTGCGCAAGGACCGTAACCAAATGATCCACGGGCCGATGGATTTGCTGAATGCAATTCTGGCTGAGGGTGAAAAAGGCTTGTCTTTGCAACGCTACAAAGGCCTGGGAGAGATGAACCCTGAACAGCTTTGGGAAACCACGCTAGACCCTGATGCACGGACGCTGCTGCAGGTCAAAGTGGCAGATATGGCAGAAGCAGATGATCTTTTCACCAAGCTGATGGGCGATGTTGTTGAGCCGCGACGCGAGTTCATACAACAAAACGCGCTGAACGTGGAAAACCTCGACTTCTGATCTTTTGTGAGGGATCATTATGCTTTCTGTTCTTGCCGACCGCACCTATCGTCACCTGTTTCTGGCACAAATCGTGGCACTGCTTGGCACTGGCCTTGCGACCATTGCTCTGGGGCTTTTGGCATACGATCTGTCAGGTGAACGGGCCGGTCTGGTTTTAGGCACGATCTTCACTATCAAGATGGTCGCCTATGTTGGCATAGCCCCTATTGCCGGAGCCTTTGCAAATCGCTGGCCGCGACGCACAATGCTGGTCAGCCTTGATCTGATCCGAGCCGCCGTAGCGCTGTGCCTACCGTTCGTGACCGAAGTCTGGCAGGCTTACATCCTGATTTTCGTGCTGCAATCTGCTTCGGCCGCCTTCACACCCACGTTTCAAGCGACAATCCCCGACATCTTGCCAGAGGAAGACCGCTACACCCGTGCCTTGTCGCTCTCTCGGTTGGCCTACGATCTGGAAAACATCATTAGCCCGATGCTGGCCGCGATCCTGCTGACCTTGGTCAGCTATCATGCACTGTTCGTCGGCACCGTGATCGGGTTTGTCGGATCTGCCATGTTGGTCGTCTCCGTCCATCTGCCAAGCCCGCAACCAACTGCCCCAAGAGGCATCTATGACCGCACCACAAGAGGCATACGGATTTACCTCGCAACGCCACGCCTGCGAGGGCTTTTGTCTCTCAACCTTGCAGCGGCAGCCGCGGGTGCGATGGTGTTGGTGAACACGGTGGTTCTGGTTCGCTCTGATCTAGGACTTGGCGACGCTCAAGTAGCCATTGCTCTTGGTGCATTTGGTGGGGGATCAATGCTGGCGGCGCTTTTACTGCCCCGACTTCTGGGCAACCGTCCCGACCGCCCCGTAATGATCGGCGGAGCCGCCGTACTGGTCGTTTCGCTCTTAAGCCTGTCGCTGTCGTCACTTATCTATGACACGCAGTGGTTTCCACTTCTCGCAGGCTGGCTGATCATCGGGATCGGCTATTCCGTCGTGCTGACTCCATCCGGGCGGCTACTCAAACGATCCGCACATTCCGAGGACCGGCCGGCCGTGTATGCTGCACAGTTTGCTTTATCACACGCTTGCTGGCTGGTGACATACCCCCTTGCAGGTTTGCTGATCACTATTGCTGAGCCAACCACAGCATTTGCTGTTCTTGCATTGCTCGCGGCGGTTGGGATGGTCAGTGGGATCGTGCTGTGGACGCCGGACGATTCTGGAGCTTTCGAACATACTCATGAAGACTTACCAGAGGATCACCCCCATATTCAGAATGGCCGATCACATAGCCACCCAATCGTCATTGATGACTATCATCAACACTGGCCGCGCTTGGTAAAACCAAAAACTGGCCAATTGAATTGACCTGCATTGATCTCCTCTAGGTCAAGGTCTGTTTAGTTCCGAAGTGCCTACACTAATCTTAGACCCTATTGATGACAGACAAGTCGTTTATTCAAACGCATCCCGTAGGTCAGCTAATGTTCGCCACCTGACAAAAGGTTCCCAGTGTGCCACTGGTGCGCCTCGGTCGCTTGGAGAAAAGTTCATGGGGCAGCTATGCCGACAATCCGGTAGTTACCCTTAAGAGTATCTGATGGGTAGCTAACCTTGGCGGGTTAATTTCAACTTCCGCTGCCCACCACTGCAATGGCCTCGACTTCAACCAATAAGGCAGGCATGACGAGAGCCGGTGTAGCGTAGGCCGCGCTGGCGGGGACGCCCGCCGGAAAAGCTTCCGTCCGGGCTCTACCAAATTCACCATAATGGGAAATATCGGTCAGGAAGGTGTTAATCTTAATAACGTCGGCCATGGTCGCTCCGGCAGATGCAAGTAGCTCCTCTATGTTCTTAAAAGTCTGCTTGGCTTGAGTGTAGACGTCCTCACCAACAACATTCCCGTCGCTGTCAAATGCAACTAAACCTGAGGTGTAAATGGTATCACCGACCTTCACTCCGGCAGAGAGATTGAATTTCTTGGTCCAAGCCCAACCGGGATCGAGGCGCTGTTGTTTCATTTCGCGTTCCTAAACTGTCAGATTTGCAGCTTAAGTCTTAGCCTATCAGCAATGCTCAAGGTCCCAAACACAAACCTGATAGGTGGGCGATGAACACCACGACGTTCATTCTGAAGTGACCACATTGGGCTTCAGCCGTCATCTGACAGTTTCACTCAGAGATGTCGGACCCTTGTCTGACGCCCTGCTTGATTGCATCGGGAATCTTGCCTCAGGTGGGGAACGCTAGATGATCTGACAATTCGTCGGGGTATAGGTTTTATACTATACAGAATGGGCAAACTCTAACTCTGGGGGCTATATGAAAATGTGCAGATCAGTGCTCGTCTTTCAGGGAGAATAACATGAAGTACTTAATTTTAACTGTGACCGCAGGAATTCTGATTGCGGGAGCAGCCGTTGCAGACGGTCACCGCAGCCCAGCACCAGCAGACGCACGAGCATACATCGTATCACCTACAGACGGTTCGACGGTCTCAAATCCTGTCACTATCGTTTTTGGACTTGAAGGCATGGGCGTTGCTCCAGCAGGCACAGAAATGGACAACACCGGCCATCACCACTTGCTGATCAATACTGACCCAAGCACGCTGGACCTTGATTCAGGACTGCCCGCAACAGACCAAGTTGTCCATTTCGGTGGTGGTCAGACACAAATAACCCAAGAGCTGCCTGTGGGCACGCATACTCTACAGCTGCTTCTTGGCGATTGGAGCCACGTGCCGCACAATCCGCCTGTCATGAGTGAGGTCATTACAGTCACGGTAAACTAGACCCGAGGCACGAGAGCAACTCGCACAGCTTTTATGCTCACATACAAAGTGCGCTGATGCCTCGGGCTAACCTATCTCGATCCGTGCAATCAGAAATGTTACTAGAAATTTCACATAGTTGGTTTTTCGAAAGGTCGGGATGATGCAGGCCATAGCGGACACAGAGCGTCTGGTCGAAGACGGGATTATTACCAGCGAGCAGGCCAAAACCATCGAGACTAGAGCGCGGGAAGCAATGGTCTATTTGGCCATAAACAGCATTCTGTGCCTTGGTATTGTGGCAGCAACCGGCGGGTTTATTGCTTGGCTTGGGACCCCAGCATCGGTTGCTGGTCTAGGGTTATTTGCCCTGGGATTAGGTGTTCTGATTTTGAGCTATGGCACCGAAATGTATCGAATGTTCGGCGCTGCGTCGGCGCTTATCGGCGCCGGTATGCTGATCGGGGGCGCCAGCCTTGAACTGATGGACAAGTATGAGGGCATCGCAGGACCCATCATGATTGTAAGCGGATTGATTGTCGCTGCCGCAACGGCGTGGCTCATGAAACACGAACTAAATTCAGCACGCTTTGTGACCGGTGCAATCTTGGTAATGGGACTTGCGATGCACCTCGTGGGACTCGCGTTCGTCTTGGACCAAGGAGATGTGACAGGCGTGCCAATTAGTCTGTTCTATCTGTACGCAACGGCCGTCACAATCGGCGCAGGCTGGCTGACGGACGTTCGTCTGGTGACGTCGCTTGCTATTGCTCCATTTGCCCAAGTGCTGAACACTGGCACTATATACTTTCACGCCGCTTACGTTTTCTATTCACCCGAGCCGACACTTTCCATAATACAGATGAGCTTACTGATTGCCGCCTGCACTTGGGTCTCGGCCAGGTGGCCTGAGCGTACGGCCAGGCATGCTCGCGTGCTTGCGGTCATGGCCTTTATCGTTGCCAACCTTTGTGCATTGGTCGGGTCGCTGTGGGGCGACTTTGTCGGTGAAACCGTTTGGGGGCCGGGGTACTTTCGATACGGGACTGACATGAGTTGGGAGGAATGGCTCGCAGCCCAATCCACATTCCGCGAAACTGCGCTGTTTTTATCTGCCAACCTCTATTCAGTTCTTTGGGCAGTTGCGCTGGCCGCTCTTATCTTCTGGGCGGCGAACAAGTCCCAGAGGGGTCTTTTCAACGCGGCGATTACTTTCGGCGGCATTCACGCCTACACTCAGCTTTTCGAAAGCTTTTCGGACGAGCCTCTTGCCTATGTCATTGGTGGGATAGCAGCCATACCGCTGGCATGGGGCATGTGGCGGTTGAACATTTGGATGGCAGGAGGTCGCGACCTCGCACATTAGAAATAGCAACCGAATCTGATCAACTTATGAGAGATTGGGCAGGGCTCCGCTGCGCAAAAATCCACCAATGTGGCTATTGCGGAGAAGCTGTCGTTCTCAGCATTGGCTATTTACTGGGTCCAGATCCTAATACGCCTTCATTAGCGCATCATGGCAATCATTGTTATCATCCACCAAATTGGGAAGCATTTTAGGCAAATGGCGAAACAATTCGAAAGCAGAACAGACGCCCGTAGGCTGAAGTTAACCGTAGGTGCGGGCCTTGCTGCCGCCAGTACTCTGTTGTTCTTGGCGCTGATTTTCGAGGACATTGGCGACCTTGCAGATTCGGATTGGTCCAATCTGCCCATTGGAATGATTGTTCGGTATATAATTGCGATGGGGCTTGGAGGCGCAATTGCCGGGTATGCACTGTCGAACCTGTTTGGCCGACCTGGCTTACTTGGGTGGGCTCTTTCGTTGATCGGTGGAGTTATCGCAGCAACGTTTGCAGGTTTGCTGGGTAGCGCCATCGGACTATTGCCGGACCTTTTGTCGGACGGTTTACAGTCTCGCGACATCGTCGCAGTTGGAGCAGGGATTTTGGTCTTTCCATTGGCGTTGATCGGGTGGCCAGTACTTTTGCCAATCTGGGCTGGATTGATTTCCCTAGTTCACCTTCTTGCCACCCGCCTGAGATAACTCGTCGTCAAATGATTGGCACAAGCCAATCCGCCCTTAGTGTCGGCATGTGCATGGTGTAGCGATTTGACCATTTCTCCGACTCATGACTGTCACTCTCGGCCCTTAGCTGCCGCTCGCCGGACATGTTGTATGCTGCGATGCGGCCCGTGAGACCGGCCATTGATGCAAAGCGCAGCATTTCGTTCATGGCTCTGGCGGCAGAGCGGGACTTTCC
It encodes the following:
- the dnaN gene encoding DNA polymerase III subunit beta; amino-acid sequence: MKFSIERAALLKAVSQAQSVVERRNTIPILANVLIEAEGSDVSFRATDLDIEVVDRAPAQVERAGSTTVAATTLHEIVRKLPDGALVSLTADSAAGRLTVEAGRSNFSLATLPKEDFPVMASSEYASNFSADAKVLRRLFDKSKFAISTEETRYYLNGVYMHIADGDGGKMLRCVATDGHRLARIDADMPADASDMPGVIVPRKTVGELRKLLDDDDMKIAVSVSETKIRFATPQITLTSKVIDGTFPDYTRVIPQGNTRKLEVDAAEFARAVDRVATVSSERSRAVKLQLDEDRLILSVNAPDSGAAEEELAVAYNDEHLEIGFNAKYLLEIASQVDRENAVFLFNSSGDPTLMREGNDTSAVYVVMPMRV
- the recF gene encoding DNA replication/repair protein RecF (All proteins in this family for which functions are known are DNA-binding proteins that assist the filamentation of RecA onto DNA for the initiation of recombination or recombinational repair.), encoding MAGLYLSNLTLSHFRSHKRAVLDVDARPVAIYGNNGAGKTNVLEAVSLLSPGRGLRRASAQDMTRRPEALGWKLTALLHSPRGLNEIEIQSEGGAARQVRIDSKPAAQTALGRIARVLWLIPAMDRLWIEGADGRRRFLDRMTLSFLPDHAELSLNYEKAMRERNRLLKDMVREPSWYAALEARMAEAGVAIDANRRHALEALSKAQDAAETAFPAATLELQCDMPRDIDGFQAALADNRMRDLAAGRTLIGPHRADLYAVYTAKKVPARDCSTGEQKALLVSLILANARALAAETGAPPLLLLDEVAAHLDAGRRAALYDEIVGLGAQAWMTGTGAELFDALGDRAQYLEVTEDSGTSQVGIVP
- a CDS encoding LysE family translocator, whose translation is MTISASDLLLYSGALVILFLTPGPVWLALMARALSGGFRSAVPLAVGVAVGDIIWPLVAVLGITWILSVFDTFMTVLRWFACGVFIVMGWALIRNASEAISADSRLTKPGMWPGFLAGVVAILGNPKAVLFYIGVLPGFFDLRQVTAWDVVAICAVSVIIPMTGNLLMAALIGRVRGVLTSPALLRRINIVCGILLICVGLIIPLL
- the gyrB gene encoding DNA topoisomerase (ATP-hydrolyzing) subunit B, which produces MSDNDQAPEEYGANSIKVLKGLEAVRKRPGMYIGDTDDGSGLHHMVYEVVDNGIDEALAGHADRVTVTIHDDSSVSVSDNGRGIPVGIHDEEGVSAAEVIMTQLHAGGKFDSNSYKVSGGLHGVGVSVVNALSDWLELRIWREGKEHIARFEGGFTVKHLEVLGDTTHTGTEVRFMASTDTFSNLDYVFETLEKRLRELAFLNSGVRIILRDERPAEPLESELYYDGGVKEFVKYLDRHKSSIMADPIFITGEKDDIGVEVAMWWNDSYHENVLPFTNNIPQRDGGTHMAGFRGALTRTINNYAQSSGIAKKEKVTFTGDDAREGLTCVLSIKVPDPKFSSQTKDKLVSSEVRPAVEGLVNEKLAEWFEENPQIARIVVSKIIEAAHAREAARKARDLTRRKTAMDVNFLAGKLKDCSEKDPSKTEVFLVEGDSAGGSAQTGRDRQTQAILPLKGKILNVERARFDRMLGSQEIGNLVMALGTGIGRDEFNLSKLRYHKIVIMTDADVDGAHIRTLLLTFFYRQMPQLIEHGHLYIAQPPLYKVARGKSEVYLKDQAAMEDYLVQQGIEGAMLRQGNGEEISGQDLTRVVDLARQMRRVLEAFPTHYPRHILEQAAIAGAFVPGVVDADLQGTADKVAKRLNLIAMEYEQGWHGRITQDHGIRLARILRGVEEVRTLDGKMLRSGDARRSGTFTEHLQEVYDLPATLVRKDRNQMIHGPMDLLNAILAEGEKGLSLQRYKGLGEMNPEQLWETTLDPDARTLLQVKVADMAEADDLFTKLMGDVVEPRREFIQQNALNVENLDF
- a CDS encoding MFS transporter; this encodes MLSVLADRTYRHLFLAQIVALLGTGLATIALGLLAYDLSGERAGLVLGTIFTIKMVAYVGIAPIAGAFANRWPRRTMLVSLDLIRAAVALCLPFVTEVWQAYILIFVLQSASAAFTPTFQATIPDILPEEDRYTRALSLSRLAYDLENIISPMLAAILLTLVSYHALFVGTVIGFVGSAMLVVSVHLPSPQPTAPRGIYDRTTRGIRIYLATPRLRGLLSLNLAAAAAGAMVLVNTVVLVRSDLGLGDAQVAIALGAFGGGSMLAALLLPRLLGNRPDRPVMIGGAAVLVVSLLSLSLSSLIYDTQWFPLLAGWLIIGIGYSVVLTPSGRLLKRSAHSEDRPAVYAAQFALSHACWLVTYPLAGLLITIAEPTTAFAVLALLAAVGMVSGIVLWTPDDSGAFEHTHEDLPEDHPHIQNGRSHSHPIVIDDYHQHWPRLVKPKTGQLN
- a CDS encoding RidA family protein, with product MKQQRLDPGWAWTKKFNLSAGVKVGDTIYTSGLVAFDSDGNVVGEDVYTQAKQTFKNIEELLASAGATMADVIKINTFLTDISHYGEFGRARTEAFPAGVPASAAYATPALVMPALLVEVEAIAVVGSGS
- a CDS encoding DUF4399 domain-containing protein encodes the protein MKYLILTVTAGILIAGAAVADGHRSPAPADARAYIVSPTDGSTVSNPVTIVFGLEGMGVAPAGTEMDNTGHHHLLINTDPSTLDLDSGLPATDQVVHFGGGQTQITQELPVGTHTLQLLLGDWSHVPHNPPVMSEVITVTVN